One genomic window of Gracilinema caldarium DSM 7334 includes the following:
- a CDS encoding extracellular solute-binding protein, giving the protein MKKALLMFLGLVSVTALLMAGGASDKGRAGTQATDLVNGRFTQTKTITVEVYDRGTGTPPEDNFFARFIKEGMLRDHNVNVVFKPVPRWTEVQALNNLLAAGEAPDICVTYDYPTIQTYANMGGVLDLNPYMEQFKPYLKNLWDLLGDANIYFDQDPKTKQLWAIEAIRKPNTKTTVFIREDWLKKLKLPEPKTLAEFEKTIKAFRDNAEKLLGKDKDKMIPFLLTVDVGWYISNLAESFVPDKTSDETLYVYGFDDRHLLWPKYKEAVRVVNKWYNEGLIWKDFPLYPVGDTMSDNLMKSGYVGAFIQNWDYPYRDGEKGIHGNLQKLVGPEAAYIAIDTFKNDAGKYCKYLGPAVDRKVFFPSTNKEPLASLLYLEWISTLKNRKFLAIGESGVHHEVLSDGAVKMKPVEGDKRINSIYNIDYTITLNGLDVGDPILNARSLALGYGGVDPRYIERAYKTQTVDVRIVPAFKVGEIKAEQGMGPALSEKRNTLLVKSVVAKVSDFDKVFDAGMKDYLSSGGQAIIDERKAKLDELKKAR; this is encoded by the coding sequence ATGAAAAAGGCTTTATTGATGTTTCTTGGCCTTGTGTCAGTGACTGCTCTGCTAATGGCTGGTGGTGCATCTGATAAGGGACGTGCCGGAACGCAGGCAACCGATCTGGTAAATGGTCGGTTTACTCAAACAAAGACGATAACTGTGGAGGTGTATGATCGAGGTACTGGTACACCCCCGGAGGATAATTTCTTTGCTCGGTTTATTAAGGAAGGCATGCTTAGGGATCATAATGTTAATGTAGTGTTTAAACCGGTCCCACGCTGGACTGAGGTTCAGGCATTAAACAACCTACTCGCCGCCGGTGAGGCTCCCGATATTTGTGTTACCTACGATTATCCAACTATTCAGACCTATGCTAATATGGGTGGGGTCCTCGATCTGAATCCCTATATGGAACAATTTAAACCATATCTTAAAAATCTTTGGGATCTTTTAGGAGATGCCAATATCTATTTTGATCAGGATCCTAAGACAAAACAGCTTTGGGCAATAGAAGCAATCAGAAAGCCAAATACCAAAACAACCGTATTTATTCGTGAGGACTGGCTTAAGAAACTCAAACTTCCCGAGCCCAAAACACTGGCTGAATTTGAAAAAACAATTAAGGCCTTCCGAGATAATGCAGAAAAATTGCTTGGTAAAGATAAGGATAAAATGATTCCCTTTTTGTTGACCGTAGATGTGGGTTGGTATATTAGCAATCTTGCAGAATCTTTTGTTCCTGACAAAACCTCTGATGAAACTCTATATGTTTATGGGTTTGATGATCGGCACTTGCTCTGGCCGAAATATAAAGAAGCGGTTCGAGTGGTAAATAAATGGTATAATGAAGGCCTTATCTGGAAAGATTTTCCCCTCTATCCTGTTGGTGATACTATGAGCGATAATCTCATGAAATCTGGTTATGTTGGTGCTTTTATCCAGAATTGGGATTACCCTTACCGAGATGGGGAAAAAGGAATCCATGGGAATCTACAAAAACTAGTAGGACCTGAGGCTGCATATATAGCAATAGATACCTTCAAGAACGATGCAGGCAAATATTGCAAATATCTTGGTCCTGCAGTTGATCGTAAGGTGTTTTTCCCATCTACAAATAAAGAACCCCTTGCATCCTTATTGTATCTTGAATGGATTAGTACGCTGAAGAATCGTAAATTTTTAGCTATTGGTGAATCTGGAGTGCATCATGAAGTACTCTCCGATGGAGCTGTAAAAATGAAACCCGTAGAAGGGGATAAGCGGATTAATTCGATTTACAATATCGATTATACCATCACATTAAATGGTCTTGATGTAGGAGACCCAATATTAAATGCCCGTTCCCTTGCGCTTGGTTATGGTGGTGTGGATCCCCGTTATATTGAAAGGGCTTACAAAACCCAGACCGTTGATGTCCGCATTGTTCCCGCCTTTAAGGTCGGTGAGATAAAGGCTGAACAGGGAATGGGCCCTGCGCTTTCTGAAAAGCGGAATACGCTTCTGGTAAAATCTGTTGTAGCCAAGGTAAGCGATTTTGATAAAGTATTTGATGCTGGAATGAAAGATTATCTCAGTTCCGGTGGTCAGGCAATCATTGATGAACGAAAAGCAAAACTTGATGAGTTAAAAAAAGCAAGATAA
- a CDS encoding ABC transporter permease — protein sequence MKSTSTVRIKNDTHRYFNRYWSLYLMLVLPVVYFFVFKYIPMTYIQIAFKNYSIVKSPWEMPWANNNGFEYFIKAFQNKDFLDALRNTILLNVLDLVMGFPAPIILAIILNELPYRGFKRFTQTVAYMPHFLSWVIIAGMALQLLAPTNGLLNIWLQKLGLQPIPFLNKPAYWVASYVVLGIWQSVGWNTIIYLAAITSINPELYEAAAIDGANRLQRIWHVTLPGIRSTIVVLLILSLGRILGSDFDRPFALRNPLVKEVSDVISIFIYNYGIRGLQFSLTTAVGLFQSVVSVSFLLFADYLAKKFGERGII from the coding sequence ATGAAAAGCACAAGCACAGTACGCATAAAAAACGATACTCATCGTTATTTTAATAGGTATTGGTCTCTGTACCTCATGCTGGTACTGCCGGTGGTATATTTCTTTGTTTTTAAGTATATACCAATGACGTACATTCAGATCGCATTTAAAAATTACAGTATTGTAAAAAGTCCCTGGGAAATGCCGTGGGCCAATAACAATGGATTTGAATATTTTATAAAGGCCTTTCAAAATAAAGATTTTCTGGATGCTTTACGGAATACCATACTTTTAAATGTTCTTGATCTGGTGATGGGGTTCCCTGCACCTATTATCCTTGCAATTATTTTAAACGAGCTTCCTTACCGGGGATTCAAGCGGTTTACCCAGACCGTTGCGTATATGCCCCACTTTTTATCCTGGGTCATCATTGCTGGTATGGCATTACAATTGCTTGCTCCTACCAATGGGCTTTTAAATATCTGGCTGCAAAAGCTTGGATTACAGCCCATACCATTTTTAAATAAGCCTGCTTATTGGGTTGCATCCTATGTCGTTTTAGGAATCTGGCAGAGTGTAGGCTGGAATACCATTATTTATCTTGCAGCAATAACCAGCATCAATCCTGAGTTATATGAGGCTGCAGCTATAGATGGGGCCAACCGGCTCCAACGTATCTGGCATGTAACCTTGCCGGGTATTCGGTCGACCATTGTTGTACTTTTAATCCTCTCCCTCGGACGTATTCTGGGCAGTGATTTTGACCGTCCCTTTGCACTGAGGAATCCCCTTGTGAAAGAGGTTTCGGATGTCATTTCTATTTTTATCTACAACTATGGTATCCGGGGACTGCAGTTCTCGTTAACAACAGCTGTTGGCTTATTCCAGTCTGTTGTCAGTGTAAGCTTCCTGCTTTTTGCTGATTATCTGGCAAAAAAATTTGGTGAGCGTGGGATTATATAG
- a CDS encoding carbohydrate ABC transporter permease → MVASRESKYLDVIFVLICLLVIVVCFLPMVTLLARSLSSAETLIRNEVTLWPKGFNLDAYRYVLADTKYTWSLVWTALLTVSGTILSLFMTTLAAYPLTYDKLKGRKIISTLMLFTMYFNAGTIPMYLLLKDIGLLNKPLVLIVPYCLSVFNMILMRNYFYTIPDSLRESAEIDGASPLKILTTIYLPLAAPVMATLALFYAVGRWNGFSDALMFMNKREYFPIQLLLYNLINAVSSLETYSTEGFTPPGLSEALKAAAIMFATVPILFVYPWLQKYFIQGVTLGAIKE, encoded by the coding sequence ATGGTTGCTTCCCGAGAGTCTAAATATTTAGATGTTATTTTTGTTCTTATTTGCTTATTAGTGATTGTTGTGTGTTTTTTACCAATGGTCACCTTACTTGCCCGTTCTTTAAGTTCTGCGGAAACTCTGATCCGCAATGAGGTAACCCTCTGGCCAAAAGGGTTCAATCTGGATGCATATCGCTATGTGCTTGCTGATACCAAATATACCTGGTCCCTTGTATGGACCGCACTGCTGACTGTCAGTGGGACTATCCTCTCCCTTTTTATGACAACCCTTGCAGCGTATCCATTAACCTATGACAAGTTAAAGGGAAGGAAAATAATCAGTACCTTAATGCTTTTTACCATGTATTTTAACGCAGGCACTATTCCGATGTATCTGCTTTTAAAGGATATTGGTTTGTTAAATAAGCCCCTTGTTCTCATTGTTCCCTATTGTTTGAGCGTATTCAATATGATTCTCATGAGGAATTATTTTTACACTATCCCCGACAGCCTGAGGGAATCGGCGGAAATTGATGGGGCAAGTCCATTAAAAATTCTGACTACCATTTATCTTCCCCTTGCGGCACCGGTTATGGCCACCTTGGCATTGTTCTATGCGGTAGGCCGATGGAATGGCTTTTCTGATGCTCTCATGTTTATGAATAAGCGGGAATATTTCCCCATACAGCTTTTACTGTACAACTTAATTAATGCAGTATCCAGTCTGGAAACCTACTCGACTGAAGGTTTTACACCTCCCGGATTAAGTGAAGCCCTAAAGGCTGCGGCTATTATGTTTGCGACTGTACCAATTCTGTTTGTATATCCATGGCTTCAGAAATACTTCATTCAGGGAGTTACCCTGGGAGCAATTAAGGAATAG
- the uxuA gene encoding mannonate dehydratase: MNIVFRWFGREHDSVSLDKIRQLPHVTGIISTLYNKKAGEVWTRSEIKELKQTIANSGLILRGIESVNVHESIKAGTPERDRYIENYIKTLSALGEEGVRLVVYNFMPVFDWTRFLLSKPRGDGTTVLAYDDEGIHKLGPEKLATWLQDQTNGFLLPGWEPERLSRVKELISYYSTCTEETLFTNLGYFLNAVIPTCEKYDIKLALHPDDPPWHIFGIPRIVTHLDNLKKIITLNPSPLNGFTLCTGSLGVHPQNNVVAIIEALYDHIHFVHVRNLKITNTGKFEETSHLSCDGDLDIYSIMKTLYDYGYDGAMRPDHGRAIWGEQSIPGYGLYDQALGSAYMYGLWEAISKSNQRKHVLTGV; this comes from the coding sequence ATGAATATAGTATTTAGATGGTTTGGAAGAGAACATGATTCGGTATCCCTTGATAAAATCAGACAACTGCCTCATGTTACCGGTATAATAAGTACGTTATATAATAAAAAAGCCGGAGAAGTATGGACTAGATCAGAAATAAAAGAATTAAAACAAACTATAGCAAACTCTGGTTTAATATTACGAGGTATTGAAAGTGTTAATGTGCATGAATCCATCAAAGCCGGTACCCCTGAACGGGATCGATATATAGAGAATTATATTAAAACCCTTTCTGCACTCGGTGAAGAGGGGGTCCGTCTTGTGGTATATAATTTTATGCCTGTTTTTGATTGGACTCGGTTTTTATTATCAAAACCACGGGGCGATGGTACTACCGTACTCGCTTATGATGATGAAGGTATTCATAAACTTGGACCAGAGAAATTAGCTACATGGCTTCAGGATCAAACGAATGGTTTCCTGTTACCAGGTTGGGAACCTGAAAGACTATCACGAGTCAAAGAACTTATTAGTTATTATAGCACCTGTACCGAAGAGACGTTATTTACGAATCTGGGCTATTTCTTGAATGCGGTGATTCCAACCTGTGAAAAATATGATATTAAGTTAGCCCTTCATCCCGATGATCCACCTTGGCACATATTTGGTATCCCTCGTATCGTTACTCACCTCGATAATCTGAAAAAAATTATCACCCTCAATCCGAGCCCATTGAATGGGTTTACTCTCTGTACAGGATCCTTAGGTGTACATCCTCAGAATAATGTAGTTGCCATCATTGAAGCCTTATATGATCATATACATTTTGTACATGTGAGAAACTTAAAAATTACCAATACTGGTAAATTTGAAGAAACTTCACATTTGTCTTGTGATGGAGACCTGGATATATATTCAATAATGAAAACCCTCTATGATTATGGATATGATGGTGCTATGAGGCCAGATCACGGCCGAGCTATATGGGGAGAGCAATCTATCCCTGGCTATGGTCTGTATGATCAGGCTTTAGGTTCAGCCTATATGTACGGTCTTTGGGAAGCTATTTCAAAATCAAACCAAAGAAAACATGTTCTAACAGGAGTGTGA